The genomic interval CACTGGGCAGATAATTTCAATAAAGGAGTTCAATTATTCAACCGCGGAGCTAAAGCAGGAAATACTGATAGCGCCAAAGTTATATTTGGTGATGCAATTAACAAATTTAACGATGCAATCGCCTGCGAACCGGATTCTGCTGACACATACTTGAATTTGGCTTATGCTCATTTGAATCAAGGCGACAGAGAAGCTGCTATTGTACCTTTCAAAAAAATTATGGAACTAACAAATAGTCCTGATTCATATGTTCAGCTCGGTGAAATTTATATTCAAAAAGGCGTTGAATTAAAAGAAGCAGGTGATAAAGACAAAAGCATGGAATCTTTTAATAAATCTATTGAAATTTTGGAAAAAGGAAGAAAAGAACATCCCTCTAATGGCGATATTTTATTGTTACTTTCTAATGCATACATTGGTGCCGAAAAACTTGACGTTGCTAAAGAAGCTTTCAAAGCCGGCGTTATTCAAGAACCAGAAAATAAATTTTACAGATATAACTATGGCTCATTGTTGCTTAATGCTGAAGAATATCCTGAGGCTGAAGTGCAATTGAAAAAGGCAATTGAGATTGATCCGAATTATGAAAACGCACTTTACAATTTGGCAGTTACTTATGTTAAATGGGGTGCAACAATTAGAGAAGAATCAGAAGCAAAAGAATTGAAATCAGACGAATTTAAACAAAAATTTGAAGCAGCATTACCATATCTCGAAAAATTTCTTTCAATAAACGAAAAAGAAGCGGCAGTTTGGGATTTATTGGGCAAAGTTTATGCAAATCTTGGAATGAAAGATAAATCCGAAGATGCATTCAAAAAAGCTGATATGTACAAATAATTAAATTTTTAATAATTATTAGGAGCCCATACTTTGTCTTTCTTGACAACCTATGGGCTTTTCATTTAATTGAGGACTACAATGGAAAAAAACAGCGAAAATAAGGCACAGCAAATCAATATTGAACTTGGTGAAAAAGAAGCTGAAGGAATTTACTCCAATTTGGCAATTATTACGCATTCTCCGGCAGAATTTATTTTAGATTTTACCAGAGTTGTACCGGGTGTGCCGAAAGCAAAAGTACATGCAAGGATAATTACAACGCCACAGCATGCCAAAATGCTATTAAAAGCATTACAAGATAATATTTCAAAATTTGAAAAAAGATTCGGTGAAATAAATATAGATGGTCAATCGTCCCCTCAATTTGGCTTTACCAATTTGAATAAAGACGAAAGAATTAATTAATAATCTAACAGAAATAAAATTTTCGCCGATAATAAATAGAAAATATCAAATAAATTAGAAAATTATTGTACAATTTCTTCAAACATATTATTTCGGCGCTAATTTTTAGTGCATTATATTGGAATGTCCTCTTATCCCAATCTTTAAACTTTCAACACTATTCAACCGACAACGGTTTGCCTCAAAGCACAGTTTACGATATTGTTCAAGATTCCACAGGCTTTATTTGGTTTGGAACAGAAGCAGGAGTTGGAAGATTTGACGGTATTAAAGTTAAAACATACAGCTTATCTGATGGTTTGGTTGGAACCAATGTTTGGGCTTTATTTATGGATAAGCATGGCACGCTTTGGATTGGCACAAATGACGGATTGTCACTTTTATTCGAAGACGAAATTACAAGTTTTACAACCGCCAACGGATTGAGTGATAATTTTATAGAAGGCATAACAAATGATAAAAAAAATAATATTTGGGTTGCTACAAGATACGGCGGCGCGTGTAAATTTGAAGGTAAAAAAATAACCAAATATACCGAGCAGAATGGATTTCCAAGCAATGAGCTCTCGGATGTACTTCTTGATTCCAATGGAAATTTATGGTTTACCTCTTCAAATAAAGGCTTAATTAAATATGACGGGAAAAATTTCACGGTTTATAATTCAAAGAACGGATTAATTAGTGATAATATTTTAACCATTTTTGAAGACAGCGATAAAATTTTGTGGATCGGATCGGATAGAGGAGTTTCAACCTTTAACGGTAAATATTTTTATAATTTTTCCTCAAAAGACGGTTTTCCTGAAGAAGAAGTTAGTGTTATTCTTGAAGACGCAAATAGGAATATTTGGCTTGGATTATACAATAACGGCGTTATGCGTTATGACGGGAAAAAAATCTACCGTCATGAAGGACTGCAAAGTGATGAAATTAGATCCGGATTTGTTGATAGAAGAGGAGATATTTGGTTTGGAACTTTTTTAGGCGGCGTTAGCAGGTTGCCTGCCGATTGGTTTGAAATTTATTCTACTTCTAACGGTTTGGCAGATAGAGCGGTTTATCCAATTTCGCAGGACGATAATGGTAAAATGTATTTTGGACATTATGGGAAAGGCGTTACGGTTTTGGATAACGGATATTTCAGCAGGTTAACTACAGCTTCGGGATTGATTGGAAACGACCTCAGTTCAATATTATTGGACAGTAAAAAAAAACCTTTGGTTCGGAACACTTTCCGGAGTTACTAAATTTGGAAAGGGAGGAGTTGTTTCATTCGATAGAAACAGAGGCTTAAAACACGATTATATTTTAAAGGTTTATGAAGATAGCAATGGCGACATTTGGTTTGGCGCTGTTGGCGGAATAAGTAAATATTCACCACAAACCGGAAATATTACAGAGGTTCTTACCGATGTACAAGGATTTAACAAATTTGAAGTAAACGACATTCTTGAAGATAAAAAAGGGAATATTTGGTTTGCAACTCATTACAGCGGATTGCTAAAATATAATGGTAAAACTTTTGTGCAAATCGATACGGCAAAGGGTCTGCCAGTAAATAACATTTTTTCAATTATGCAAGACGAATACGGTTATTTTTGGCTTGGAACCGATGGCGGCGGAATTACACGTTATGATGGAAAAAACTTTCAAACTATTACTGAAAAAGAAGGTCTTTCTGCAAATACATGCTATTTTATTTTAGAAGATAATCATAAGCTTTATATCGGAACCATAAATGGACTTTCAATTTTAGATAATCAAAAATTTAAAAACGAAAATAAAATAAAGTTTAGATATCTGACAAAAAATGAAGGAATTCCAAATATAGAAGTCAACCAAAAAGCATTTTTTAAAGACAGAGATGGTTTATTATGGTTTGGAACAATGAACGGAGTAATTAAAATAAATCCGAACAAAGCAGCTTTAGATGAAAATCCTTCGGTTTTTCTTACCAATGCAAAAGTATCAGACGGACAAAATGAAATTCCATTCAAATCATTTAATCAAGATGAACTTGACTATAATCAGAACAATATTTCATTCGAGTTTTACGGAATTTCATTCTCAAAACCCGAAGAGACAATTTTTGAAATTAAATTAGAAGGAATTGAAAATAACTGGGCTCAAACAAAAGAGCATACAGTAACATATAGAGCGCTTCCGCCAGGTAGTTATAATTTTTGGGTAAGAGCAAAAAACAGCGATAATACGATTGGAGAAGCAAAAATATTAAGTTCATTTAAGATATCTCCCCCATTTTATAAAACTTGGTGGTTTATAACTTTGACAATATTAAGCATATCAAGTTTTGCTTATTACCTTTATTATTATAAAACACTGCAAGTTCAAAAAAGAAATGAAGCGCTTGAAGCAATGGTTAGAAAAAGAACGAGCGAACTTGAATTGGAAAAAAATAAAAGTGATGAATTGCTGCATAACATTTTACCTTCCTCTTTGGTAAATGAATTGAAAGTAAATGGGAGAGTAAAGCCCAGAAAGTTTTCAAATGTTTCAATTTTATTTACTGATTTTAAAGCATTTACTTACACAACAAGTGTGCTTCCACCTGAAGAATTGGTAAATGAGCTTAACGATATCTTTAAAAACTTTGATAAATTAATTGATAAATACGGTTTGGAAAAATTAAAAACCATTGGCGATTCTTACATGGCCGCATGCGGAATTCCGAATGAACTAGATGATCATGCTGTAAGAATTGTATATGCCGCAATAGACTTTCAGAGATTTATTAAAGAAAGAAATAAAGCCTCTGCAATAAAATGGGATATGCGTCTTGGAATTCATTCAGGCAGCGTTGTTGCGGGAGTTGTAGGAACAAAGAAATTTACTTATGATATTTGGGGCGATACTGTAAATATTGCAAGCAGGATGGAAAGTTCCGGAGAACCCGGAGAAATAAACATTTCAGGTTATACTTATATGCTTGTCAGAGATCATTTTGAATGCGAATACCGCGGAAAAGTTGATACAAAAGGCAAAGGAAGTATTGATATGTATTATGTGAAAGGTCAAAATAGAGAAAACCTTTCAATGAAGAATAAATCAGAATTTAAATCTCAATTTCAGTTTAAACATATCGGCTAATAATACGATTATAAATTTATAGTATTTGGTTAATTATCGTATTCAAATCTTGACTTATGCTATTATTCCTTTTAATTAAATATCGGTAATTATTACATCTAAAAGGGAAATAATGAAATCTGCAGTAAAATTTAGTTTTTTACTTTTAATCATTTTTTTAAAAATTTCGATATATGCGCAAGATTCCAATGTGGTAAATTATAGCTTGTGGCTTGAGAAACCTGTGTCATTCGGCACATTGGATACAAAGGTTGATGAAGGCTCTTTTAAAGAAGGAAAAGGATTTGTTATTCCTAAAACAACGTTACCTTCAAGCCCAATTGACTTTTCGATGTATCAAAAATTATATGATGCTCTTACCGGCGGTGTTTTCACAGTTGAATACGGTGCTTTAAATAATGACATAATTATGAAAATCTTCATTAGAAAATTAGTGCCAAATGGAAATACATATTTAAATTTAGGAGTAGATAAAGATACGCTGTTCTCATATTTTGAGATTAGAATTTGGGAATTGCCGGATTCAAATTTATACCCGGAAAAAACCAGCTATTATTTTAATGAAGGTTATCATGCATATTTTTCTGTTCCAAAATCTCCGGAATTTTTAGAATTCTTGAATATGACAAATATAAGTCAGGATGATAGTCTTGCCTTTGCTTATTTGGAAGAACAGAACATTAATTTAAAAAATGTAGATGATTGGACACCTGAAGGAATTCAAACAATTGAGACAGCGGATTCGATTAAATTTAAAGCAATTCATTTATCCAGAATCGGAGGCGGAAAGAAGAAAGCAATTGCGAAAGTGAATCCTACTTCCGGAATTGAGCTAAATGAGTTAAATGAAATCCCCAATAATTTTGAACTATTTCAAAATTATCCAAACCCTTTTAACCCAAGTACAAAAATTAAATTTTCAATCCCACAACTTTATAACAAAAATTCCGCAAAAGTTTCTATTAAAATTTTTGACGTTCTCGGTAGGCAGATATTAACTCTGGTTAATGAAAATAAAAGATCAGGTGTTTACGAAATTAATTTTGATACGAATCAACTGATCCGAATGACGAGTGGAATTTATTTTTACTCATTGCAGGCCGATAATTATAGGGTTGTGCGGAAAATGATTCTGACGAAATAATTTACATAGGAATTCAAATGAAGTTTGTCAAACAAAATCAAGTTTATATTGTTTTAATAGTCGCATTATTTCTTAATTCATGTTTCGATAAACCTAACGAGTTTGTTAGTCCCACTTGGGATGTTGATTTAAATATTCCTATAACAAAAAAAGAATTTTCACTTTTGGAGATTGTTGAAAAGGACAGCTCATTTTTAAAATCTTCGGAAGATCCGCAATCAATGGGCTTGATTTATTTTGGAGACGAAAAGCCAATATCAACGGTAAAAATTGATAATCAGCTTTCCATTAACGGATTTCAAATAAATAATTCACAGCAGCTTGGTTCAATAAAAATAAACATTCCAATTCCCACTGCAACCAATATTAAAGTTGAAGAATGGGCTGAAGATGTAACAAGCGGCTCGACACAAATTTTCCCTGAACAGGAAGGTAATGTTACTTTAGATGTGGAAGGTATTAAAACTGTAGAAAAAATATATGTTGAAGATGGTGTTCTTAAATTAATTATCTTCAATAATCTTCCGGTTGATATTGAACTAAGAGGAATAATTATTAGAAATAAAATAGATCAAAGCATTGTAGCTGAGCAAATTAATACAATAGATAATTGGGTGAAGGTTCCTAAATATCAGATTGATTCGTTAAAGTTTCCGCTAATAAATTCCGAAATCTCAAATCAATTAGAATACGTTGGAACCATTTACAGTAAAGGAAGTGATGGAATTGAAGTTGTAATTCCTGAAGAATCCGGAACAACAATTTTAGCGTTATTTGACGATCTAACAATTTCCGGCGCTACTGCTCCGCTACCTGTTCAAAATATAACCGCGGAAAAGGCAATTGTTCTCGATGACTCTACATATATTGAAACCGCGGAAATTTCGGACGGACGCGGGAATATTATTTTTAATAACAATTTAGACGTTCATTTGAATGTGAAAATCACATTTGAAAATATTTTGGATGCAAGTAAAAATAAATATTCAATTTTTGTTCCTCTCGAAAAAAATCAAAAGCAAAAAGTTGTTAACATAAATGATTTATCGGGTTGGTTTATTTCTTCCACAAGTCCGGGTGAATTAACAAATAAGTTAAATTATAAATTTGAAATTGTAACGGATTCAACCGGTGAAATCTCAACAGTCGAAAAAAACGACAGTATTTCATTTAATATAGATTTTGATGATATAATATTAAAATCTATAACTGGTAAACTTAAACCGACTCCATTCAACATTACCGAAAGCGAATTTAATCTCGATTATGGAAGTTTTGATAGTAATTTAGATTTTCAATCGGCTAAATTTAAAAACTCGAAAATTCTGCTTAATCTTGGAAGTTCATCTAACTTAAAGTTTAAAATAAATGGAGTTATAACTTCAACCAATGGACAAACAACAAAATCAATTATATTAGATAATATAATTCTTCCTTCAGATAACGGAGGCGAAGTAGATATTTCTGAATTATTAAATGATTACTCCAAAGATCTGCCGTATAATTTTAAACTCATCGGCAGTGGAATAATTAATCCGGATTATGAAGTAGGAACTGTAAGCTCTCAAGATTCTATTTTCGGCAATATGAAATTTGAAATACCTTTGAATGTCGGGATTGGCGAAGCAACATTTATTGATACAATCGATCTTAACTTAGGTGATATTAAAGATGATGATATTGATAACATTAATTACGGGGAAGTTACAGTAAATATTGAAAACAGCGTGCCTGTAAATCTTAGATTCAACGCAATGGTTCTGGATTCAAATAATAATGAAATAATGCCGCTGCCGACTGAAAATAATCCAACGTCATATTTGGAAGTTCAATCTCCTACGGTTTCAAGTGAAGGCGATGTACTGAACACGGTTAAATCCGAACATACATTGAAATTGTATAATGATGAAATAATTGAACTAATTAAACATCCGTTCCTAAAAATAATGTTCGCGTTTGAAACCCCGAATTCAGATGAACAAAATGTAAAATTCAGAACGAGCAATAAAATCAATATCAGTATTAAAGTTAAAGCGAGTTACAGAGCTGATTTTAGCGGGGAATAATATGAAATTTAGAAAAATTATCATACTGTTAAGTTTATTTATTTCATCACTTGAATTTGCTCAAGGTTTCGGATCTTTCGGTTCTGTTGACGCAAAAAATATTTCAATGGCAGGAACAAACGCTGTTTCATCAACAGGAGTTTATGCAATTGGAGTTAACCCCGCAAATTTAGCAACAGAACAAGAACATAAAATTGAAATATCAACAGTTTTACCGCTTCCTAATTTAAATTTTTCAGCGGGAAATGATTTTATTACAATTAGTGATTACAAATATTTTTTCACAGGCGAAGAGAATAGTTCTGGCCAAATAGTAGGTAAATATTTGAATGAAGCTGAGAAAAATAAATTTTTAGATTTATTTTCAAACGGTTCAATGATAAATACAAATTTCGGAACTACAATATTTTCCGCTACTTTTTATCCATCAAAAAAATTGGGCGCGTTTGGAATTTCAGTCCAGGATTGGGTTAGCGCAAATGTAAGTCTGCCTAAACAAATTTTTGAATTAGTTCTTTTTGGAAATGAAACGGAAAAAGTTTTTGACTTAAGCGACATGGATTTGAAAACCTGGTATTTAAGAAATTATACGCTTTCATATGCTAAAGATTTATCGAATTTATTTCCTGACGCATTTAGATCCTTTACCGCGGGCATCACCTTAAAAATGGTGCACGGTTATTTCTATGCAGGTTTTGAAAATATGAATACCACGCTTCAGACGCAAAATAATTTCGGTATTCAAGTCAACGGCAATTCAAGAATGCTTATGGCTGCTTCGCCAAATTTTGGCATTAAGTACGATTTTGATGAAGACGGAATTGAGAAAGAAACACAATTAGGTCTATTTAATAAACCAGCGGGAACGGGTTTTGGAATGGATTTAGGATTTAACGCGGAATTGAATAAAGCATGGTCTTTCGCTGTTGCCTTAACAGATCTTGGTAAAATAAACTGGAATAATGAATCAATTGAATACGCTTCTTCAACCACGTATCTTTTGGAAGATATTACCGATGAAACACTTTTAGATTCTCTTGGCAAAGCTATAACAGGCGAGGGAAGATATATTAATGAGTTTTCTACAAGTCTGGCAACCGCAATGAAATTGGGAGTTGCATTTAAACTTGATAAATTTTTAAATGGAAATTTCCCGGGAAAATTATTAATTGAATTCAACTATCAGCAGGGTTTTAATAATATGCCCGCAAACACTACAGAGCCAAGATTTTCATTAGGTTCTCAATACAGCCCATGGAACTGGTTTAATTTGAGAAGCGGAATTTCTTACGGAGGAATTGAAGATTTTAATTGGGCATTTGGGTTAGGATTCAGTTCGGGATTATTGGATTTCGATTTTGCGGCTTCGTATGTTCACTCTTTGTTTGACGGAAACAACGCAAAAAGATTGGGATTTGCAATGTCAAGCAGATGGAAATTCTGATCATTTTTTTATTCGAATTAGGTTAAATACTCCCGCGATAAAAAATATAATGTTTGCTAGCCATGCTGTAATAAGCGGATTGAACACACCGTTTTTACCAAACGCTTGACTTATTTTCATAAAAACCAAATAAACAAAAGTAAGCAAAACATTTATACCGAATTGGATAGCGGTTCCGCCTTTGCGCTTATTAGCGGAAATTGTCATTCCAAACAAAATTACTACAAAACTGGCGAATGCAAAAGCTATTCTTGAGTGATATTCAATTTCAATTCTCGTTGGATCTGTACCCGCATTAAATTGTTCCTGCGAATATTTTTTCAATTCACTTAAAGTCATTTCATCGGGTATTTTTTGTTTTTGTATAACTTCATCTGGTGTAAAAGTAAGATAGTTTACATCTAGTTCTTTAAATTCGGAAACAGAATCTTTCCCGTTAAAGAAAAACCTTTGTACCCCGTCAGATAATTGCCAAGCTTTTTTTGTAGAATCGTATTTCATTGATTGCGCGTCGATTCTTGAAATCATTTTTTCAATATTTTTTTCATCAAATTCCTGAATACTAACTCTATTGGCACGACCCATTTTAACATTAAAATAAGTTATAGTTACAATTCTGGTTGCTGAATCCTGAAAATAAATATTACTGCCGGAGCTGATCATATTTTTATTTAAATAATTTTGCTCAATAAAGATTCTATTTTTATTTGCTTCAGGAACAACAAATCCGCCAAAATAAATAGCGAAGAGACTTATAATAAATGCGGTTGACAAAAACGGCAATGTGAATCTATAGAAACTTATTCCGCCTGCTTTTATTGCCGTCAATTCATTTTGATTTGATAGTTTACCAACTGTGAAAAGCGCGCCGAGCATAACCGCGACCGGCATCATCAATCTTATTATTTCAGGAATAAAAACAAAGTAATACTGAACGACAATATTCCATGTTGTGTTTGCGTCGATGAAATCATCAAGTTTTTCCATCATGTCAATTACAACAAAAATTAATGTAAATGTGATCAAACCAAAAAGTACGGTTTGAATAAATTGTCTAATCAGATATTTATCAATTATTTTCAGAATTTATTCTCCAGCTTTTTGGTACGAATTTTTTGAAAAAATCTAAATTCAGTTCTACTCTTTCTTTCGCGCCCTTACGAACTAAAATAATTCCAATAATACCTAAAACAATATTTGCCGTCCATGTGCCCCAAAAAGGTGAAAGCATTCCTCTATCGGAAAGTTTTTCACCACCGATTAAAAATGCCCAGTAAACAAGGAAGAATCCCAAACTAATTCCCGCGGCAACGCCAAAACCCCCTCTTCGAGTCATTGTGCCGAGAGGAACACCGATTAAAACAAACACTATGCAGGCAAATGGAATTGAGTATTTTTTATGAATCTCAACCCAGTAGCTATCCATTCTTTTTTCATTGGCGTCAATGCGCCTTAAAATTGGCATAAGCGCGTTCTTTGTCGCTCTTACTTTATCTTCAGCATGAAATAAACTTATCTTTAGACTTTTATTATGTTTTTCAATATTTGCAAAATGTAAAGTATCCTTAACGAAATTAGATGTAATTTGTTTTTCCAATCTTTTTGTTTCTTCGTTATTCAATTGGGCAATGCTGTCTACTAAAGCTAAAATTGCGGGCGCACCAAGTTCTCTATCGCCGCGTCTGCCGC from Ignavibacteriota bacterium carries:
- a CDS encoding T9SS type A sorting domain-containing protein, yielding MKSAVKFSFLLLIIFLKISIYAQDSNVVNYSLWLEKPVSFGTLDTKVDEGSFKEGKGFVIPKTTLPSSPIDFSMYQKLYDALTGGVFTVEYGALNNDIIMKIFIRKLVPNGNTYLNLGVDKDTLFSYFEIRIWELPDSNLYPEKTSYYFNEGYHAYFSVPKSPEFLEFLNMTNISQDDSLAFAYLEEQNINLKNVDDWTPEGIQTIETADSIKFKAIHLSRIGGGKKKAIAKVNPTSGIELNELNEIPNNFELFQNYPNPFNPSTKIKFSIPQLYNKNSAKVSIKIFDVLGRQILTLVNENKRSGVYEINFDTNQLIRMTSGIYFYSLQADNYRVVRKMILTK
- a CDS encoding DUF3467 domain-containing protein, whose translation is MEKNSENKAQQINIELGEKEAEGIYSNLAIITHSPAEFILDFTRVVPGVPKAKVHARIITTPQHAKMLLKALQDNISKFEKRFGEINIDGQSSPQFGFTNLNKDERIN
- a CDS encoding tetratricopeptide repeat protein; its protein translation is MKRTVSVILIISFVLGFSAFQCSSTELTSAKLYIQQNNYDKAMESLEKEIQKNPKSDEGYYLLGFLHGEKGDIPKMLENFDQSLKISNKFEKNITESRKYHWADNFNKGVQLFNRGAKAGNTDSAKVIFGDAINKFNDAIACEPDSADTYLNLAYAHLNQGDREAAIVPFKKIMELTNSPDSYVQLGEIYIQKGVELKEAGDKDKSMESFNKSIEILEKGRKEHPSNGDILLLLSNAYIGAEKLDVAKEAFKAGVIQEPENKFYRYNYGSLLLNAEEYPEAEVQLKKAIEIDPNYENALYNLAVTYVKWGATIREESEAKELKSDEFKQKFEAALPYLEKFLSINEKEAAVWDLLGKVYANLGMKDKSEDAFKKADMYK
- a CDS encoding LptF/LptG family permease, translated to MLKIIDKYLIRQFIQTVLFGLITFTLIFVVIDMMEKLDDFIDANTTWNIVVQYYFVFIPEIIRLMMPVAVMLGALFTVGKLSNQNELTAIKAGGISFYRFTLPFLSTAFIISLFAIYFGGFVVPEANKNRIFIEQNYLNKNMISSGSNIYFQDSATRIVTITYFNVKMGRANRVSIQEFDEKNIEKMISRIDAQSMKYDSTKKAWQLSDGVQRFFFNGKDSVSEFKELDVNYLTFTPDEVIQKQKIPDEMTLSELKKYSQEQFNAGTDPTRIEIEYHSRIAFAFASFVVILFGMTISANKRKGGTAIQFGINVLLTFVYLVFMKISQAFGKNGVFNPLITAWLANIIFFIAGVFNLIRIKK